Proteins found in one Gemmatimonadota bacterium genomic segment:
- a CDS encoding rhodanese-like domain-containing protein, translating into MRFSRIVFAFLATVPMALQAQALAPAARDPRGAQFVTAEWLSQRLLDPNMVLLQVGDPRDYAAAHIPGARAVGTQDVSVSDRSATGLMLEMPSADSLRAKLAALGISDHSRIVVYYAGDWVTQATRVALTLAYAGLGDNSSILDGGLSAWTKHGGATTSAASPSTVGTLSPLKINNFVVTGAYVKSMIGTKGVSIIDGRAAGFYDGAQVGNDVSGPQRAGHIAGAKSLPFNLMTDDALHFRSAQELEAIFTKAGVGPHDVIIGYCQSGQLATAVLAAARSLGHPILLYDGSFQDWSRHVEFPVENPAAKKAP; encoded by the coding sequence ATGCGTTTTTCCCGTATTGTATTCGCATTCCTTGCGACCGTTCCGATGGCCCTTCAGGCACAGGCGCTCGCGCCCGCCGCTCGTGATCCGCGTGGTGCGCAGTTCGTGACCGCGGAATGGTTGAGTCAACGGCTACTCGATCCGAACATGGTGTTGCTGCAGGTGGGCGACCCCCGCGACTATGCCGCCGCGCACATTCCCGGCGCACGCGCCGTTGGAACACAGGACGTGTCGGTGTCAGACCGCTCCGCCACCGGACTCATGCTCGAAATGCCAAGCGCCGATTCATTGCGAGCGAAACTCGCGGCGCTCGGTATTTCCGATCATTCGCGCATTGTGGTCTACTACGCGGGCGACTGGGTCACACAGGCGACACGGGTGGCGCTCACGCTCGCGTACGCTGGGCTTGGGGACAACAGCTCCATCCTCGACGGCGGACTCTCGGCCTGGACCAAGCATGGCGGTGCGACAACGAGCGCGGCGTCTCCATCCACCGTTGGTACGTTGTCGCCGCTCAAGATCAACAACTTTGTCGTTACGGGCGCCTATGTAAAATCGATGATCGGAACTAAAGGCGTATCGATCATCGACGGCCGTGCGGCGGGGTTTTATGATGGCGCACAGGTAGGGAATGACGTTAGCGGCCCACAACGCGCGGGGCATATCGCTGGGGCCAAGAGCCTGCCATTCAATTTGATGACGGACGACGCGCTGCATTTTCGTTCCGCGCAGGAGCTTGAGGCGATCTTCACCAAGGCCGGCGTGGGTCCGCACGACGTGATCATCGGGTACTGCCAATCGGGTCAGCTCGCCACGGCGGTGCTCGCGGCGGCGCGATCGCTTGGTCATCCGATCCTGCTGTACGACGGATCGTTTCAAGATTGGTCGCGCCACGTGGAATTCCCGGTCGAGAATCCAGCCGCGAAAAAAGCACCGTAA
- a CDS encoding ATP-binding protein, with protein MTATVGSAPELWKASLTSYGLAIALRGPFLLAAVGAALTLRRPGMKVLAALYFVGSLAALSSAMMFKGLVDAVVSSQPAFSATMPLLMIALVWSIARHATAVLAAEARAVRSRVAWMFGVSVALVGVPFVVSAAFPGVADAPIRAAIVRVFVVGMMLDAAVYAYRRSRTASRNQDALVALAVALAAIVLRQGLNALIEFDVGSGGAASVTTIIVLQSSTTVLNGVATLMAMMLEERDTILHQDALLRDTEVQLAGSRRIESLGQMAGGIAHDFANVLTVIGGGVSSARAATTIPQVIAELEDVDAAIERASALTVQLRDFAKKRPGERSVFLAEDRIRTLLPLLQRMTGASISVRLKLPSDASTSLDMDPSQFDQILLNLVVNARDAMASSGKIRIRAAAVTIKERQPGAEGLAPDQYVHLSVTDSGAGIAEDALAHIFEPFYTTKGESGTGLGLSTVRSVVQQARGRVEARSTVGEGTTFDVWLPLAA; from the coding sequence GTGACCGCCACCGTTGGCAGTGCACCGGAACTTTGGAAAGCATCGCTGACGTCGTATGGCCTCGCCATTGCCCTGCGAGGACCCTTTCTGCTGGCCGCCGTTGGTGCCGCGCTTACGCTCCGTCGGCCAGGGATGAAGGTGTTGGCCGCGCTCTATTTTGTTGGATCGTTGGCGGCGCTCTCAAGCGCGATGATGTTCAAGGGGCTCGTGGACGCGGTGGTGAGTTCGCAGCCAGCGTTCTCGGCCACGATGCCGCTGCTGATGATCGCCCTCGTCTGGTCCATCGCGCGCCACGCCACCGCTGTTCTCGCGGCCGAAGCGCGCGCCGTACGGTCGCGCGTGGCATGGATGTTCGGGGTCAGCGTTGCCCTCGTCGGGGTGCCGTTTGTCGTCAGCGCGGCGTTCCCCGGTGTTGCAGACGCGCCAATCCGAGCCGCGATTGTGCGTGTCTTCGTGGTGGGGATGATGCTGGACGCGGCCGTTTATGCGTATCGCCGGTCGCGCACCGCGTCGCGGAACCAAGACGCGCTCGTCGCGTTGGCGGTAGCGCTTGCGGCCATCGTGCTACGTCAAGGGCTGAACGCCCTCATTGAGTTCGACGTCGGGAGCGGTGGTGCCGCGTCCGTCACGACCATCATCGTCTTGCAGTCTTCGACGACCGTGCTCAATGGTGTGGCCACACTCATGGCCATGATGCTGGAGGAACGCGACACCATTCTGCATCAAGATGCGCTGTTGCGCGACACCGAGGTGCAACTTGCGGGCTCACGGCGCATCGAAAGTTTGGGGCAAATGGCGGGAGGCATCGCGCACGATTTTGCCAACGTGCTCACGGTGATTGGTGGCGGCGTGTCAAGCGCGCGCGCCGCAACCACGATTCCGCAGGTGATCGCCGAACTCGAAGATGTGGACGCCGCCATCGAACGCGCCAGCGCGCTGACGGTGCAGTTGCGCGATTTTGCCAAAAAACGCCCGGGCGAGCGTTCCGTGTTCTTGGCGGAAGATCGGATACGCACCTTGCTGCCCCTCTTGCAGCGCATGACGGGCGCTAGCATCAGTGTACGACTTAAGCTTCCCAGTGACGCGTCCACCTCGCTCGATATGGATCCGTCGCAGTTCGACCAGATTCTACTCAATCTCGTGGTGAACGCTCGAGATGCGATGGCGAGTAGTGGGAAGATCCGCATTCGCGCGGCGGCCGTCACGATCAAGGAACGACAGCCCGGCGCGGAAGGACTCGCACCGGATCAGTACGTGCATCTCTCCGTCACCGACTCAGGCGCTGGCATCGCCGAGGACGCGCTCGCGCACATTTTCGAGCCGTTCTACACGACCAAGGGCGAGAGTGGGACTGGGCTCGGCCTTTCCACCGTCCGCTCCGTGGTGCAACAGGCGCGCGGACGTGTTGAGGCTCGCAGTACCGTGGGTGAGGGGACGACGTTCGACGTTTGGCTTCCGTTAGCAGCGTGA
- a CDS encoding amidohydrolase family protein: MIRSRAVFALFPLLASLAALPFAARPLSAQSARYDVVIANGRVIDPETKLDAVRSVGITHGKIVAISAGPLAGKQVIDAKGLVVAPGFIDLHVHGQNDENYRLYALGGVTTALELEVGAADVPSWYAEREGKALINFGASAGHIKARMAVMKDGGSFLPLDHAGHDVASDEQIAAIRRYIETGLAAGAIGVGMGLQYTPAASKYEVLEAFRSAAKYHAPVFVHTRAFGTSDPGSSVESYMEVIAASAISGAPVHLVHLNSMSLASTPKTLALVQEARSRGLDVTAEAYPYSAGMTEISSPLLDQFVNGPDSMFSKLMLVSTGERLTRATFTANRKPGGMVILFLNTPDMEAMAMRSPLTSIASDGRIENGLGHPRTTGTSARTLGYYVRETKQLSLTEAIRKLALMPAQRLEKLAPQFRNKGRIKVGADADIAVFDPATVIDQSTYQRPATPSIGFRWVLVNGIPVVKNGTVAEDVHPGHGERALVQKLR, from the coding sequence GTGATTCGTTCCCGTGCCGTGTTCGCGCTGTTTCCGCTCTTAGCGTCGCTCGCGGCGTTGCCGTTCGCCGCCCGCCCGCTCTCAGCGCAGTCCGCCCGCTACGACGTGGTCATTGCCAATGGTCGGGTGATCGACCCCGAAACCAAGCTGGACGCGGTGCGGTCCGTTGGGATCACTCACGGGAAGATCGTGGCCATTTCCGCCGGCCCGTTGGCGGGCAAGCAAGTGATCGATGCCAAGGGGCTGGTGGTAGCGCCGGGTTTCATCGATCTCCACGTGCACGGCCAGAATGATGAGAACTATCGGCTGTACGCACTCGGCGGGGTGACCACCGCGCTCGAGCTCGAGGTGGGCGCGGCGGACGTGCCGTCGTGGTATGCGGAACGCGAAGGCAAAGCGCTCATCAACTTTGGCGCCTCCGCGGGGCACATCAAGGCGCGCATGGCCGTGATGAAAGACGGCGGATCGTTTCTCCCGCTCGACCATGCGGGGCACGATGTCGCATCCGACGAACAAATCGCGGCCATCCGCCGATACATCGAAACCGGACTCGCCGCGGGCGCTATTGGCGTAGGGATGGGCCTGCAGTACACGCCGGCCGCGAGTAAGTACGAGGTGCTCGAAGCGTTCCGGAGCGCGGCCAAGTATCACGCGCCGGTCTTTGTGCACACACGCGCCTTTGGCACGAGCGACCCTGGCAGTTCCGTGGAATCGTACATGGAAGTCATCGCCGCGAGCGCGATTAGCGGCGCGCCAGTGCATCTCGTGCATCTCAACAGCATGAGCCTCGCCTCCACGCCCAAGACACTCGCGCTCGTGCAGGAGGCCCGCAGCCGTGGCCTCGATGTGACCGCCGAAGCCTACCCGTACTCGGCGGGCATGACGGAGATCAGTTCTCCGCTGCTCGATCAGTTCGTGAATGGCCCTGACAGCATGTTTTCAAAGTTGATGCTCGTAAGCACCGGCGAACGGCTCACCCGCGCGACCTTTACGGCAAACCGGAAACCGGGTGGCATGGTGATCCTGTTTTTGAACACACCAGACATGGAAGCCATGGCCATGAGGAGCCCGTTGACGTCGATTGCGAGCGACGGCCGGATTGAAAACGGCCTTGGACATCCACGCACCACCGGCACGAGTGCGCGGACGCTCGGTTACTATGTGCGCGAGACCAAGCAGCTCTCACTGACTGAGGCGATTCGCAAGCTCGCGCTGATGCCTGCGCAACGCCTCGAGAAACTCGCCCCCCAGTTTCGCAACAAAGGCCGGATTAAAGTCGGTGCCGACGCCGATATTGCAGTATTCGATCCAGCGACCGTGATTGACCAGTCCACGTATCAGCGGCCTGCCACACCATCCATTGGCTTTCGGTGGGTGCTGGTCAACGGAATACCGGTGGTGAAAAACGGCACGGTCGCTGAGGACGTGCACCCCGGACACGGGGAACGGGCGCTGGTGCAGAAATTGCGCTAG
- a CDS encoding Rid family detoxifying hydrolase, giving the protein MTHRPIHAPNLPKPVGPYSPGMGFERLIFVSGQGSTDPATGLLAGTDAATQTEQCLKNVRTILQAAGSDLQYVLRCGVFLLDMKEFEQMNGVYQRMFGDHRPARTTIQAAALPGVGLRVEIDCIAYKP; this is encoded by the coding sequence ATGACACACCGTCCCATCCACGCACCGAACCTGCCAAAGCCTGTCGGTCCCTACTCACCAGGGATGGGCTTTGAACGACTGATTTTTGTCTCTGGCCAAGGCTCGACCGATCCGGCCACCGGCCTGCTGGCCGGCACCGACGCCGCGACGCAGACGGAGCAGTGCCTCAAGAATGTGCGCACCATTCTGCAGGCGGCGGGGTCGGACCTTCAGTACGTGCTCCGATGCGGCGTCTTTTTGCTCGACATGAAGGAGTTCGAGCAGATGAACGGCGTCTATCAGCGCATGTTCGGCGATCATCGTCCGGCGCGGACCACCATCCAGGCCGCCGCGTTGCCGGGTGTGGGTTTGCGCGTCGAGATCGACTGTATCGCCTACAAGCCCTAA
- a CDS encoding DUF305 domain-containing protein produces the protein MSRIRSGLVLAAVAVATLAAASSAAAQGAAGSSPPSPARQKSDAVAKAKARADSARLPYTEADVDFMSGMISHHAQAIVMAKWAPTHGASAAVQTLCARIINAQTDEIALMQQWLRDRNQTVPEAKPVPMKMKMNGMTMVMLMPGMLSDAQLKELDAARGADFDRLFLTFMIQHHSGAVTMVKDLFASEGAGQDELTFKFASDVNTDQTTEISRMREMLARVVFNKRAP, from the coding sequence ATGTCCCGTATCCGTTCCGGCCTTGTGCTGGCGGCTGTCGCTGTCGCCACCTTGGCCGCTGCTTCATCCGCCGCCGCCCAGGGCGCCGCTGGTAGCTCGCCGCCCTCACCCGCTCGGCAAAAGAGCGACGCCGTGGCCAAGGCCAAGGCCCGCGCCGACAGCGCTCGGCTCCCCTACACCGAAGCCGACGTCGATTTCATGTCCGGCATGATCAGCCACCACGCGCAGGCCATCGTGATGGCCAAATGGGCGCCCACGCACGGGGCGAGCGCGGCGGTGCAAACGCTCTGCGCCCGCATCATCAATGCCCAGACCGACGAAATCGCCCTGATGCAGCAGTGGCTCCGCGACCGCAACCAGACGGTGCCCGAAGCCAAGCCCGTGCCGATGAAGATGAAGATGAACGGCATGACGATGGTCATGTTGATGCCGGGGATGCTGAGCGACGCGCAGCTCAAAGAACTCGACGCCGCGCGCGGCGCTGATTTTGACCGGCTGTTTCTCACGTTCATGATTCAGCACCACTCGGGTGCTGTGACCATGGTGAAGGATCTCTTCGCCTCCGAGGGCGCTGGACAGGACGAGCTCACATTCAAGTTTGCCTCCGACGTCAACACCGATCAGACCACCGAGATTTCGCGCATGCGGGAGATGCTCGCTCGGGTGGTGTTCAACAAACGCGCCCCGTGA